CCTTTTCCAAAGGGCTCATATACCAAGTGCATAAAAGTTCAAATACCCTAAGACCTCCCAACACAGCTTCTTCTTTACCCCATATGCATAACCTACTAAGAGGGCTTCTACTCCACCACTTTATATCTACAGCAAAAACACAACGGCCACCCAGTAAGTGGCTGCGGAAACAGACGATAACTTCCTTAAAAAGATTAAGGCAGGTTTGAAACAGATCAGTGTTCATCGAAATTTGTGATTGAAAATTTTTGATCTCCATTCTCAAAAGAACCTCATAGGGTTGCCATTGGACATGGAGTTTTGACAACCTCCCATTTCCAAAATACAAATGTCTGGAGCACCCTACAACACATGTGCGGACTTTATATAGACCTCATGGACGTTGTCAAGGAAGACGACACTTTATTATGCAAAGTTGTTTGGTAGTACATTAAGAGGTGTAACTTTATACTAGTACTAGATAGTGAGTACGAATTTACAATCTTGATTGATGAAATTTTAGAGCTTTTCAAATgataaaaatgctaaaaaaCTTGATGTGCAATGCTAAAAATgctaaaaatattgatttgcAATCAAAAGGTCTGAAATACTAAAAATCCAAACATATATATGTCGTTTGATTcatggaatggaatagaatagTTATTATAGTAATAGAATAAGAGAGAATAGAATACTTATTCCTTAAGAATAtctagagagaaagagagagaaagagagagagagaggatggGGGAAAACCCTAAAAAAGGAAGCCTGtctttctcctcctcctctcatcTATGTTGTAATTTTAGATCATACATGGGTTTGTGTTATTTCTAATAACAAGTTTTGTTTTCTCTTTCTAATAACAAGTTTTGTATTCTCTTATTTCCGATAACAAGTTGTGTTGTTTTGCTTCATGGCATCATCAAGTAGTATATAGACTATGTATACCAATTTGAGTatggaggaagaggaagatagAGGTATTTTGATTGATGATAGAGATCCAAATTATGAGCAAATGGACCTAAGATGGTGTCTGGTTGGTAGATTCCTCTCTGATGTCTGAAATATGCTTATGAGGAGAATAAGATGACCAACTAGAGACGGGTTCTGGGTACAATTTCGCTATGAGAGAAtcaaaatattttgttttgtgtGTGGTTTTTTAGATCATACAGATTTCGCATGTCCAAAAGTTTATGATTCGATTGATGGAGAAGTTGAAAAGCTCTATGGCCCTCATATGCTTGTTCAGACCGGAAGAAAGCAATCCAACAAAGGTGAAAAATGGCTGGTTATTGAGGTTCGGTCGGACATCGGTAACGGTGATCAGGGAGTGGTGGTGGAGCGTGGTGGTAAGATCCAAAAGAAAACTCTCATATTTAGTTGCATTAGTGATTGGACTAATGTCGATATTAGTAGAATAATTAATGCGGCAGTTGATTATGAAGAAGGAGTAAATCATGGATCAGTTATTATAGTAAATGTTGAACAAACTTCCATATTTAGTGGCATTAATCATGAGACTAATGGCAACATTAATGGAATAATTAATAGGGCAGTTAATTATGAACGGAGCATAATTCATAGGTCGGTTACTAACGAAAGGACCAAAACGGTTGAATAAACTCTCATATTTAGTGTAATTAATCGCGGGACTAATATTGACAGTAATGGAATAATTAATATGACAGTGCCTGTGCAGGAGGCATTTAATCATAGGTCAGAGCATAAATCTGAAGAAGATATTGTGGTTATGGAAGTAAAACATGGAAGGAAAGAATATGTTTTAAATGGGGGGTGAGAGGTAGTTTTAAATAATAGTCTAATTGTGGATCCAAAACACAGGTTTCAGGTGGGCTCTGCTGGACAGGTCCACCCATCATCATGAGTTTATTAGCCTGAAACTATCGTGGACTGGCCAACCCACGAGCAGTTGTTTTAATGGATCTTGTCCAAAATTACAAaccatttattattttttgttctcATATTGTTGGAAACTTTTCGGTTAGGAAGGGTGAAGCTATTGGTATTCGACAGGCTCTTTGGTGGATCAAACTCAAAGGTTTTGGTGGTGTGGAGGTGGGGTTAGATGTGATGCCAGTGGTGGAACATATTCATCAAGCATACTTTTGTTCTTCTTATGGTTCAATTATAGACGATTATAAAAATCTTATTTCTAGTATCAAAGACAACATATTTCTATAATAATTATAGGTAGTTCTGTGAATGTGGCGGTTCATGCTTTAGCTAAGTTTTCTCATTCCTTGTTAGAACTTGTGGAGCGGGGTATTATctttccagattttattttacattccTTGTATGTTGATTCCGCTTAATGaaccttattttttttcaaaaaaaagaagaatatcTATTTCTATGATTggttaaaagaataaaataagtTAGAATAACTAGTTTTATAAGTCAACGGACATTCTTGTtatagattaatataagatctacgattggaccttaactattagctcgaatttttagttcaattggttccatgacgtGCTATCAGAGCCTcttggaccaaacggtcgagtaTTCGAGTCCTAGCAAACACATGACAAGATGTGCCTATGTTGTCCATTTTTTCAcagttttcgtttttttttttttttttgcgttttcgtgttttttcaaGTTTTTGTAGTTTTCgcattttgtcactttttcgtgttattcgcGTTTTTTCcatcttgtttttttttctcatgATTTCATGTTATGTTTTTGCGTTTTCCCacgatttcatgttttttttttcgtttttccaattttgtatttttcatggTATTCatgtttttgagtttttttcatgtttattcacgtttttgtgttttttacatttattttcttcattttttcgtgtttttatgtttgtaacgttttcgtgttattcacacTTTTTGGATctttttaggatataaattatGAATTTGACAAAATTTATATGATTTGAGAAATTGGCTAAAGTGTAATTTTGGGAATTAAAGATAATATTGATTAAGAATAACTAGAAATAGGTTGAATATAAGAATTCTTATATAACTTCATTTATAGAATATATATTCAATGGATTGCacgtaaaaaaaagttaaaccaAATGTTTCTCGGGAATAGTTATTCTATTCCCTGCTTATTTCATTAACCAAACGAGTCCATAAAATCGTAAAGTCGTGCACCGTAGAATTTGTTGAGGCCACATTCTATGTTCCATGAACAAAATAAGCTCTTGATTATCTAAGTGCGGTGTATATTAACACGGCATTCTATGTTTCATAAACAAAATAAGCTCttgaaaattgatttttattcaaGGCACTTGTTGTGAAATATATCTCCACAACTCATCACTAAATTATAGGTATGTATGAGTTAATCCAAGATTAATTAAGTAGCTAATTACAAGTTGCATGGATATGATTAGCTTTTTTAAGTCTACTCTTAAACGTGCTTTTGACAGTCTAACATGTGACATTTGCTAATAAAGCTTAATTAAGTAATAAGTTGCATATCATGAGGTTTTATAAGATCTACTCATACAAACGTTTTTCTATTAGTTATGATTAGCAAtaacaattaaattaataatcaTGTGTTACAAGCTGCAAATTAACAACTAAATTATACATGCTAATCTGTCATTGAAAGTTTACTCAACAGTTCAACAGGCACGTCCTCGCACGTCGGGTAACATTGTAATAGATTATAAACATTAAAGATTCCATTTGAAAAATGTTAGTCTATAAAACCCCAAACTTCAGACTCCATTTCTCATCAGCGGAGATATATATAATTAGAGCTAATTGATTAGACTAtatctgaaaataaaaaattactgaAAATGGCAACAAGAGCAGTGGCCTCATTTGCTTTCGTGGTGTGCCTGAACCTGGTGTTCATAACAATGGTGAGCTCTGCAAAATGCCCAACAGATGCATTAAAGTTCAAGGTATGTGCGAATGTGACTGGTCTTCTTCAAATTCCACCAAATGAACAATGTTGCTCCTTAATTTCTGGTCTGGTCGATCTTGATGCTGCTGTTTGCCTTTGCACTGCCATTAAAGCTAATGTTTTGGGAATCGATATTAACATTCCACTCGACTTAAGTTTGGTGCTCAACAAATGCAACAAGAAAGTCGCTGAGGGTTTCCAGTGTCCTTAATTAACTACTGACATTTTCTTATTTGTTTCTTGAATGtttcataattttatttgttttcaaaGGTAGAAGGCGTTTTCCCTTCTTCCTAATTATCATCTGTGTTTATTTCAGTAAAATTAGTTCTATTGAATTCAAATAATAAGATTCATTGTTGTTCTATTAATTATATACAACCTACTTATCTAGCTAGATGCCCTCTCGAACGGAACCGCGCATACAGGCAGATTTCTCTTACTGGTTCGACAGCTCCATTATATGCATGATGCTGAATTAAATGACTTATCAACTTTCAATAGGATACGATTTAcaaccaaataatagatcattATGATAACAcgattaaatattttagatccGGAACTAAATACGTAAATTCGGTCTAGGTAGATACTTACTCGATCCTTCTTATGTTCCCGGACGCTTTAGCTTGGTCTTAAAAGGCATGATTCCTTCCTAAACAAAATGTTGCAATGTGGCTTTAATTAGGAAGCTGATGAGGGCATTTTCAACACCGACCCCAAGGGACCCAAGGAAGGAGCCAATTGTACCGAAGCGAGCAACACGTCCCAAGCAAGCGTAAGAACTGCTTACTTTTGGCTGGACAGGCCGTGTTACTTGGGGGACACGCTGTGTCGAGCTCCCCAAAGCAGTTTGCCCGAGCTTAGACTTTCACTGCAGCTTCATTTTCAAACACACTGTGTCCAGCCGGCAACACGCCGTGCGGCGAGACGACACGCCGTTTCAGTTGCGTGGAGCAGTGGCGGACTCAGGATTTACGAAtaggggggctaattttagcccaacgttagaagaaaaaaataatgtataaaaattaaaatcaaactatgtaaaattttaattctattgataaatataaaaaagtacTTGTTACATATACTGTATTGCCGATAAATgtacctattttttttttacaacggTTAAACTACCGATAGGTGGCAAACTTAGTGTTTGAAATCACGAATTTTGCAAATATTGCAAAATGACTTCATATTAAAAACCTAATAAAAAAACAAGTTAAATAACCTAAATTAACAAGTTCAAAAACCTAAATTAAATCCCAAATTAAATCCTCAAATAAAAACCCCTAATTAAATCTTCAAATTAGAACCCTAAATCAAAATCTCTTAATTAAATCCTCAACCCTTAATCCAAAACCTAAAATCAAATTAAGGTAATTCACAATCTAATCAAAACTCCTAAATTAAATCTCCAAATTAGAACCCCAATCAAAACCTCTTAATTATAAAGTTAATACAACCTAAATTAAAATCTCTAAATTAGTTCAACCCAaagtctaaataaaacaaacccaatttatttaaaacctaaattaattaagataaatgagagaaaaagagaaaaaagactTATTGATTGACGGTGTTAGAAGATTGAgaaggaaaaatataaaaaagagggactaaaaatgtatttttcaaCTACAAAGAGAGTGTGAGGCGGAAGGAGGAACAATAAGTCTATTTGCTTTTTTAGCCCTTTACCAAAACGATGTGGTTTCCGTAAAGggccaaattaaaaaatattagtgCCCAGCGCACCtaattttcttctccttctttgtCGAGAAGGAGAAGGAAAGCAGCAGCCAGCCATGGCTGCTGCAAAAATAGCGGGCTGGTGTCCCCTAAACGCCGGGCTGCGTCCACCACTGGCGTGGAGGACAATCCAACCAATTTGTTTTGGCTCCATTTTCTGTAcaaatttctaaatttattGTTTTGCCACAGAGGTTTTACTCTTTTGTCATTTGGGTTTAATCACCTAAATGTCATTTAGCCTTTTGTCCCTTTATTACCCCTTTGCTTGGCTCTTTATGTTGTAACCCTAGTGGGAATTAATTTGTCCTTTGAAGGAGGCATATAAGCCTTTCTTTTTGTAAGAAACtaacttttatgaaattaaatcaaattagcCTCCATTGTTGAGAACTTGTTCTTCAAACTTGGGATTCACTCTTTCAAACTAGGCTTGAGAAGAAGAATTCTTtgtggatttaagattaaaatcctcACCCGACTatcgatctgtatcagttggtattagagccgagtcgttttccttcccAGAGACTTCTTTTTGTAATGGTTCGACAATGTCCCTAACAAGAAGCTATTGAATCTAATGATAAGAGGTTTGAAGAGATGGAGTCCTTCATGAAGAGATTGAGTAACACTTTTCAAGAGCAAAATGAAAGGGATCAAGCAAGTATGAGAGTGTTAACTCTCGCTATTGAGAAACTCAACCTTAAGGTCCAAAATACACACCCACAACTCAACAGAGGTCCTCACCGGAGGCAAGAAGAGGCTATTCGGCCTCAACCCAAACGACACCCGACACCGTCCGCTAAGAAATCTTATGCAACAACAAATGGACCCTCAGGTTCATGAGGTAAGGCATCCTAATCTTGTTATTATTCGAAATGTCGATAGTGATAGAGATATGTTTGATGATTTTGAGCTTAATAGGATTGCTATAATATGGGTATCTATAATGATGTTGGAGTTATTGGCCATGAGCATATGAATGCTAGAAATAGGCATATTGTGAATGATGTTGATGTAGGTGGTCATGAAAGGAGAAATTATGTTGGGGAAGACCCATATGTGGAGA
The DNA window shown above is from Euphorbia lathyris chromosome 1, ddEupLath1.1, whole genome shotgun sequence and carries:
- the LOC136213140 gene encoding cortical cell-delineating protein-like, with amino-acid sequence MATRAVASFAFVVCLNLVFITMVSSAKCPTDALKFKVCANVTGLLQIPPNEQCCSLISGLVDLDAAVCLCTAIKANVLGIDINIPLDLSLVLNKCNKKVAEGFQCP